The following proteins are encoded in a genomic region of Chaetodon auriga isolate fChaAug3 chromosome 8, fChaAug3.hap1, whole genome shotgun sequence:
- the sec61b gene encoding protein transport protein Sec61 subunit beta yields MPGPAASATNVGASSRSPSKTVAPRAAGSTVRQRKATSSGTRSGGRTTGSAGTGGMWRFYTEDSPGLKVGPVPVLVMSLLFIASVFMLHIWGKYTRS; encoded by the exons CCTGGACCAGCAGCAAGTGCAACCAATGTTGGGGCATCTAGCCGTTCCCCCAGCAAGACAGTGGCTCCCCGTGCAGCAGGctccacagtcagacagag GAAAGCTACCAGCAGCGGTACACGCAGTGGCGGCAGGACCACGGGATCGGCAGGCACTGGTGGCATGTGGCGCTTCTACACAGAAGACTCACCAGGCCTCAAAGT CGGCCCGGTGCCAGTGCTGGTGATGAGTCTGCTCTTCATTGCTTCGGTCTTCATGCTGCACATCTGGGGGAAATACACCCGCTCTTAA